The DNA sequence CTGTGTTTATTTGATGTCAGAAACCTTATTCTCACAATTCCTACCCATGGATCCTATTTTACTTCCCCTACAACTGTCCAGAGTGTTGATAGCAGGGAAAGGTCTGGTAATGGGCAGTGTGCACCATAAAGTAAAATCAGCTTTGCCGGATCATAAAGTCATAGGTCACTGCGATGAAGAGGCTGTTGCCCATTATCTTGCCAAACATCTTCTCCGATAGGCGAGCCTAAATTCCGAACATATTTTAATTATTTGTGTACTTTTAATTGAAAGCGTGGCGAATTTAAGTAAAAGCGTGGCAAATTAAGTCGCTTTTTTACAGATTGATTCTTTATTAAATAAAAAAGTCTACCGTCAATTAAAAGGAATTACATACAATGAAGATAACTAGACCGCGAAACCTGCTGCTACTAGCCGCCTTGCTCTCTGTCACCGGCTGCTTTCCCAGCTGTTCGTATTATAATACCATATTTGGTACTAGTGGTACTAATGGCAGTGCAGTTGTGACAGGTCCTGAAACAGGGAAAATTGACAGTGAGATCACTCTCGACGGAAGTCTAAGCAAGTCTGTTCGTATTCTGGAATGGAGTATCGCAGCACCCAAAGGCAGTAACGTAACCAAATGCAACGTCGGAGCTGATGATATCAACAGCACCCGTTACTGCACCTTCACTCCAGATATCAGTGGTGAGTATGACATTCAATTAACCGCCCTTGCTGGTGGATCTGGCAAAGATAGTGTTGAAAACCATAAGATTCAGATCGTCGCGAACGTTGCCACTCGAGTCTCGATCGATTCAACTTCGGAAAAGATTAAGGCTGATGCTCCTCGCACCTTGATGTTGAAAGGTCTGGCCCACGACCCCGATGACGAACTGATCATGGAATGGTCAGTGCAGGACAATAATTGCGCCGAGCAGCCCAGCTTCAGTGATCCGGCTAGCCTTTCCACGGAGCTCACGGTGGGCCGACAAGTTGCAGGGCTGGACTGCTCCTTTTCCGCCCAGCTAACAGCTAGCCCGGTGATAGGGTACGTTGCCGCAGATCGAATTTTAATAACAGTAAAGGCTCCTCTCGTTACGTTCGTTACAGGCGTTACGGGCGCTGCCGGCGGCAACTGATTATTTTACCCTGCGCCATATAATCCGGCCCAACTTCGAATATAATTTTGCACATATTAGAGAGCACACCATGAAAATAGATAAAAGACAGACGTTTGTATTGATCACTCTGCTTCTGGCCCTTTTCGGCTGTAATAATGATAGCGATTCTTCCGTCATACGCAGTGAAGAAGCCCAAGTAAATGTGGACAAGGGGATAATTGCCCTTAATGAGGGGAACTTTAATGAGGCGCTTGCGCTCCTAGGGAAAGCCGAGGCGCTCTCCAGCTCAGACTCCGAAACACAGCTCCTGCGCGGCAAGGCTTATGCCGGTCGTGCCGGTGTCTCTGTCAAATCAATCACCCAAAGCCTAACCGCTAACCGCACCGATGGCACCACTGAGTTGGCACCTTCCTCATCAAATATCATGGGTATCATGAACTACTACGACGAAAATGAATTCAAGATACGCACCACGGACACCAATAAGGCCCTCGCACTCTTTGTTGAACAGGATCCCTCTCTTGAGAGTCTCTCCAATGATGACCGAGCCACCCTTGCTGCCTTGGCTGCAGTCAACGCCACCCAAAATATCACCCTGATTCTAAAAGGGGATAATCCGATGAAACTAAGCGATCAAGAAATCAAGAACCTGGTCGAAGACAACTTTGATGCTCAAGCAGACAGCCTTATCAAAGCGACCGATCTGGCGCTTAAGCTTAAATACGAATTGGTGACAGCAATCACCGCAACCACAGGAAGTATAACCACAGCTGTAGTCGATGCTTCTTTGACAGGTAGCAGCCTCAGTGATCTCGAAAATAGCAAGATGGACAAAGCTGCCTTCACTACTTTTATGCAGACCTTCAATAACGACGACCGTATTTAGCCTATTACGCGCAACTTTAACAAAAAGAGATAGCTCCCATGAGCTATCTCTTCTTGTTTAACTTTTCACTTCCGCAATCTATTTGATTAAGTTCCTGACCAACTCGCTCACGTTAATGTCTTTATCACAAGCATACGCTTTTAATAATTTAGGCTCTTTTAGGCTCAGGTAAAAGGTATGGTAGCGTTTGAAGTTTGCTGTTTTAGGTCTGTTGGCTATGGATTTATTTTCAGGCTTAACGAGCAGAACCCTTTTTTCTACCTGTTCAAGTTATGCACTTATTATTTGAATCCACGCTTTTTAAAGATAAAAATTGCAGCACAAAAACTTTTATCTGCTCGATATCATTGATATTTAAGGCAGGCAGTGATGTTGCCAACGGTTGATCCGAGGCAATAGCAATAATGCTCGAATCATCGGGATAAAGTAATGCTTTGCCCAAATCTGGCCGGTGCAGCTCAATTTTGGCGAATTTTTCATTCCTAAAACCTTCAACTAATACTAAGTCTAAGTTATTAATATTCAAACAATTTAACTGCTCCATTAAATTAGGCTCAGTTTGCTGCAATCTTTCCTTAAAAATAATGCTTCGGTAAGGTGATGCCAGCACGACTTGGGAAGCACCGGCTTTACGTAAACGATAACTGTCTTTTCCGGGTTTATCCATCTCAATATCGTGGTGACTGTGCTTAATCAAGCCAATTTTGATCCCGTCCGCTACCAGAAGAGGTATCAATTTTTCAATTAATGTTGTTTTGCCTGTGCCACTATAGGCGGCAAAGCCAAGAATCACTTTCGGAAAATTCTCTATCGAGTACATTTATATCAATTACCTTATATTTAAGTATATTAGGATCTTCAGAGTAGCTTTATATTGACGAACAAAAAATGAAACTATAATAATATGTTATATAAAATATTAACGGATTGACTGACAAGTTCTATACAGATTTATTCAGATCAGTATTTAAATAATACTAACCTGAATGCCCTTTTTGGAGAAACAATGATCGCACCTTATATTGATGAGTTTTTAATGCTTACTCTGGTCCATTTTCTAGCCGTTATTGCACCGGGCCCAGATTTTGCCGTGGTGATCCGCCAAAGTATCAGCTTTGGCCGTAAAAGCGCACTGATCACAAGCTTAGGCATTGGTACGGGTATTTCAATACACGTACTTTATACCCTGCTGGGAATAGGTTTTATTATTACACAATCGGAAACGGCCTTTATGGTCGCTAAAATTGCCGGTGCGTTATATCTAACCTATATCGGCTTTAATATGCTCGCTAGCAAAGCCCAAAATCAGACAGATCCTCAAGTGGTTATTGACTCGGACTTAAATCATCACAAAGGCGCTTTTATGCTCGGCTTTATGACCAATTTATTAAACCCTAAAGCGACCCTGTTTTTTTTGGCAATCTTTACTGCTATCGTCAGTATTGATACACCGCTCGCCGTGCAAAGTATTTATGGGCTTTGGATAGCGCTTACCACCGCATTGTGGTTTTCGCTGGTATCATTATTTTTCTCCCACCGACATGTGCGGGCTAAATTTGTTCGCCACGGTTATCTTTTTGAACGGGTAATGGGGGGCATATTATTGCTATTTGCGGCAAAATTAGGATGGTCTTTATTTTAGTGTGGCCTGCAACTCAGCCAAAGCATTAATGATTTCAAAAAGAGATTAATAACATTTGTGCAGGAAAATTAAAGGAACACATTATGACCCTTTCCTGAGTCGACTTAGCTGCTCAGAAAAGGGTAAAAAAAGGCGATTACGCAAAAAATTCACGCGATTCACCAGCGAACTGCAAAACCTCTAGGGCACATTAACACCTTTTGATGCGACCCAAACACGATACCACTGTTCCGCATTCATTTTCAGGGTTAAGGCAGCCGCGGCATCCTTTACACGTTTAATATTACCTGTCCCCAATAACGCCACCGGATTTGATGGGTGTTTTAATATCCAGGCATAAATCACCTGATCAATCGAATCGGCACCTAACTCTTCGCCGAGTTCAGACAGGGTTGCACGTAAACGTTTGACCTGCTCGGTTTGTGCACTGAAAATAGCGCCTCCGGCTAGACATGACCATGCCATCGGGCGCACCCGATGTTGCTGCAGCTGATCTAATGTACCATCCGCCACAACATCAAAATTGATTGGGTTAAATTCAACCTGATTGGTTATCAGTGGGGCATCCAAACGAGATTGTAATAAATCAAACTGCGAGGTTGTAAAATTGGACACACCAAAGTGTTTCACCTTACCGCTCTGTTTTAATTCATTAAATGCTTCGGCTACCTGATCCGCATCCATCAGAAAATCAGGCCGATGTACTAATAAGGCGTCCAACTGCTCGACCCCTAAACGCCGTAAAGAGTTTTCTGTCGATGCTAAAATACCCGCCTTACTGCTGTCATAATGAGAAACGCGTTTTTCAGTGGCGCTGGTCGCAATACCATTAATGCCAAATTTTGAAACAATTTCAATTTGCTCTCGAATGGAAGGATCAAGCTTTAATGCCTCGCCAAATAAAGTTTCGCAATGTCCGGCATCATAAATAGCCGCATGATCAACGGTGCTAATGCCCATTTCGATATGCTGCTTAAGAAATGTTAGACGCGCCTGTGCATCCATATCCCATGAACCAAGGCGCCAGTAACCCTGAACAAGTTGTGAAAATTCAGGGCCATCGGGTGCCATCAATACTTTGTTAACTGTACTCATATATACTCCGGAAAAAACAGAACAAATAAAAAATCTGGCAGCTATTCTAGCACTTTCAATTTTTGAGAAGCGTTTATTGCCCTCTCTGATTTGTAACAAAACCTAACATTGGGCGGTACAGACACAAAAAAAGGGCTTTCGCCCTGTTAATTTTTCTACCATTCGACTTGAGTGAGGTTGCATTATTTTATTAGAGTTAACAGCGATTATCAGTGTAAACCGCTATTTCACAGCCCATTTTTAATGCTTATGATTAAGCTGTATATGACTAAACTGCATAGACATACCTTGCACTTAGTTAGAACGCATAACGTACACCTATCGCGGCGCTTAAAGCAAAACGTAATTCCTCTTTGTTTTCTTTGTAGCCTACATTCGGAGAGATCTGTGCAAATACATCAAATTGCGGCGCAAAAGGCAGAGTGAGGCCAAGTGGCGCGCGTAGACCAAAAATATCATCATGATGCCATTTATAAAATGCCCCCCCACCCATATAATAATTAAATGAAAGATCGTTGGCAAATGTACCTTGCTTGAGCAAATAATCGCCACTAATACCATCATTACCAACAAATCCATTGAGATTATTAAACTGCCCTGCAACACCAAATCCCTGGTCAAAACCAAAGCCAACTTTAGCTGCATTTGCTGCATTTACTGACATCGCTGCTGTTAATAAGCCTACCGTACAGATGAAAATCATGATTAATCTTTTCATTGTTATTTCCCATTAAAAATGTTTAATTTTTATTCTACTGTAAACAGATTGAATTCAGGATCTTGTTTATCTCGTCACCCTTACAGAATTTTTGAGCAGTTAACTCAATAAAAGCGCTCTTTAACATTAGAAAAATTTGAGTGAGTACTTAGCACATCGCATGGCATTCATTTTGACACTATTTTTTACATTAAAACTAAGGCTTACGCCCATAACAGTTAATATATTAGCACCTTTTTAACACACCACCAGCCAAGTGATAGAAGAACGGAATAAGCAAACAGAAATAGTTTTA is a window from the Psychromonas ingrahamii 37 genome containing:
- a CDS encoding outer membrane protein assembly factor BamD; its protein translation is MKIDKRQTFVLITLLLALFGCNNDSDSSVIRSEEAQVNVDKGIIALNEGNFNEALALLGKAEALSSSDSETQLLRGKAYAGRAGVSVKSITQSLTANRTDGTTELAPSSSNIMGIMNYYDENEFKIRTTDTNKALALFVEQDPSLESLSNDDRATLAALAAVNATQNITLILKGDNPMKLSDQEIKNLVEDNFDAQADSLIKATDLALKLKYELVTAITATTGSITTAVVDASLTGSSLSDLENSKMDKAAFTTFMQTFNNDDRI
- the mobB gene encoding molybdopterin-guanine dinucleotide biosynthesis protein B — translated: MYSIENFPKVILGFAAYSGTGKTTLIEKLIPLLVADGIKIGLIKHSHHDIEMDKPGKDSYRLRKAGASQVVLASPYRSIIFKERLQQTEPNLMEQLNCLNINNLDLVLVEGFRNEKFAKIELHRPDLGKALLYPDDSSIIAIASDQPLATSLPALNINDIEQIKVFVLQFLSLKSVDSNNKCIT
- a CDS encoding LysE family translocator; translation: MIAPYIDEFLMLTLVHFLAVIAPGPDFAVVIRQSISFGRKSALITSLGIGTGISIHVLYTLLGIGFIITQSETAFMVAKIAGALYLTYIGFNMLASKAQNQTDPQVVIDSDLNHHKGAFMLGFMTNLLNPKATLFFLAIFTAIVSIDTPLAVQSIYGLWIALTTALWFSLVSLFFSHRHVRAKFVRHGYLFERVMGGILLLFAAKLGWSLF
- a CDS encoding aldo/keto reductase translates to MSTVNKVLMAPDGPEFSQLVQGYWRLGSWDMDAQARLTFLKQHIEMGISTVDHAAIYDAGHCETLFGEALKLDPSIREQIEIVSKFGINGIATSATEKRVSHYDSSKAGILASTENSLRRLGVEQLDALLVHRPDFLMDADQVAEAFNELKQSGKVKHFGVSNFTTSQFDLLQSRLDAPLITNQVEFNPINFDVVADGTLDQLQQHRVRPMAWSCLAGGAIFSAQTEQVKRLRATLSELGEELGADSIDQVIYAWILKHPSNPVALLGTGNIKRVKDAAAALTLKMNAEQWYRVWVASKGVNVP